The Undibacterium cyanobacteriorum genomic sequence CTGCTTGGGTTCCCGTGGTGGGAACCGCGTTGCTGCACTTTGTTTGGCAAGGAGCATTGTTGGCATTGGCCACAGCCCTGCTCTTGTTTGTGTTACGACGTGCAAATACCAAGTGGCGTTATTTGGTAGCGAGTGTGGCGCTGGCGCTGTGTGCCGCGCTTCCGACGAGTTATGTGGTGAGCCATTGGCCGAGTGTTGATGTGAGTGCGATGAGCGCCGCAGCATCGAAAGAAAATGCAAACTCCATAGAGAAGATCGCACCGAATCAAGAAACCAGCGCTCTGTTCCAGCAACATAATACACAAGCAGCCGAGACGCTTGGCATCGACCTGAGCGCTTTTGTGCAGCGTCAAGCACCAGTGGTGGTCACGGTGTGGATGTTGGGCATGCTGGGATTGTTCCTGCGTTTCATCGCGGGGCTGGTGTGGGTCCAGCAACAAGTGAATCATGCCAAACAAAGTCCGAGTGCTGAATGGCAAGCGAAACTTGATCGCTTTGCCGAGGCTTTATACATTAAGACGCCGATTCGTATCGGTCTCTCCGAACACTTAGAATCACCGATGACCGCCGGTTGGTGGCGTCCCATGGTGATCTTGCCAAGCGCACTAGCGACCGGCATGCCGATTGAATTAGTCGAAGCTTTATTGGCGCACGAAGTGGCGCATATCAAGCGCTTCGACTACCTAGTGAATTTGTTGCAAAGCGTGGTCGAGATCGCGCTGTTCTATCACCCTGCCGTTTGGTGGATTTCCAAGCAGATACGCATAGAACGCGAACAAATTGCCGATGATTTAGCAGCAGGATTACTAGGCGAACCGCGGCGCCTGGCTCTTGCCTTGTCCGAGCTGGAACAATTCCAGTTCATCAACCCCCAACCGGCCTTATCGGCCCGAGGAGAAAATCTGATGTTACGCATTAAACGATTAATTAAACCCGAGCTTTCCGCGAAGCCTTTCGCTTGGAAATTAGCTTTGCCTATGTTGAGCATTTCAGCTGCTTGTGCGGCTTTGGTAGCGCAAGCAAGCGTGCCAACTACGGCCGCGCAACCGGCAATGGTCGCAAGCACCGCACCGACCATCGCACCATTGGTGGTAGCACATAGCGCTCCGCTCAGTATCGCCAATCCCGTCATCTCTGCGCCACCACCAACCGCAGCATCGACCATCACCGAGGCGCTTAGTGAGGTGCGTGGTATGGAGGCGCTGCCACCCGTGCCTGAGCCAGATCAAAAAGTGGCGAAGCGCAGCAAGAGCGACGATGAAAAAGATGCTTTGACCATGGCTTTAGTGGATCCAGCGAAAGAAGATGTGCATTACATGAGCGGCGGCCGCAGCGATCGCAAGATGGTCGAGAAACTTAAGCGTGACAATAAAGGTGCGTTTCTCTGGTTCCGTGAAGATGGCAAGTCATTTGTGATTCGTGATCCTAAAGTGATCGCTCAATTACATGATGCTCAAGCGCCATTGGAGGCGGTCAGCAAACAGATGGAAGAGCAAGGCAAGAAAATGGAGGCGCAGGGCAAGGTGATGGAAGAAATCGGTAAACAGATGGAATCCGTGCAGATTAAAGAGCCCAAATTCGATCGTGCGAACGACGCCCGCATGCAAGCCTTTGAACGTAAAATGGAAGCGCTCGGTCGTAAGATGGAAGTGATCGCAGAACGTATGGCAAATCGTAAGAACGATGAGGCGCGGGAAGGCGACCGCGCCGCGATGCAGAAGATGCAGGAACAGATGCAAGAAATGTCGAAGAAATTGCAAGCTGAAGTAGCGAATATGCATATCGATCAAGAAGCTCTGCAGAAGTCTTTAGAACCCCTCAAAGCTTACAGCGCCAAAATGCAAGACGCCAGCAAACCAATGGAGCAACTCGGTGAAGAAATGGGGCGCCTTGGCGAACAGATGGAATTGAAACAACGTGAATTCCAGAAGAAGGTCAAAGAGATTATTCAATCCGCAAAAAAAGAGGGATTAGTCACTGCGGTGCCTGAGGCTTAAGCCGTATTTACAGCACCTCGATGTAAAAGTCTGTTCTCCACCCACATGTTTTCGATAGCTTGGGTGGAGAAGAGACCTTACAGATTGTGTGAAGACCGAGGATTAAATCCCCTCGGCAATGGCGGGATGAAGGTGAACTGGAATGTCAATCGTGACAGTCGTGCCGACCTCGACTTCAGAGTCGACGCGAATGCTGCCTTCAAGGACCTGGGTCACAATATTGTAAGTAATGTGCATCCCTAAACCGGAACCGCCATAACCTAATTTGGTCGTGAAGAAGGGTTCGAAAATGCGGTTGAGGTTTTCCTCAGGAATACCAACCCCGTTGTCGTGGAAGCGCAGCCTAACCTCGAATTCGTTCAACATTTCAGCACTCAAGCGCATTTCCCCGTTTTGGCGTCCATCAAAGGCATGCAGCAGGGCATTCTGCAATAGATTAATCAAGACTTGGCCGAGTGGCCCAGGATAACTATAAAGTTGAATATCCTTCGGTACATCAATGCTCAGTTGATGGCCGGCCTGACGTACTTGATTCATCATCGTCGCAACTACCTCATTGCAGGTCTGTTGCAAGTTAAAGTGACGGGCTTGAGCACTGGCTTGGTCGACCGCGACTTGTTTGAAACTGCTGACTAGATTGGCACTGGTCCGTAGGCTCCTGAGCAGTAACACGCAGGCATCTTTGCAACGTGTGGCGAATAGTTTGAAATCGGATCGTTTGACAGGGCCGGTCTCAATGATCTCGCTAATGCGATCAATATTGTCTTCGATCGAGCTTGCGATTAGCAAACTATTGCCGAGCGGCGTATTCAATTCATGAGAAACCCCCGCCACCAAAGACCCCAGTGCCGCTAGTTTTTCACGTTCGACCAGTTGGTTTTGGGTTTCTTTCAACTGTTCGTAAGCATCCGCATTGTCGACTGCAATTCCTACATAAGAAGCCAGTGTACGCAGGATGTCGAGATCGGTATTCGAATAAGCAAAGCATTTGTAACTTTGCACACCCACCACGCCGCGAATCTCACCTTTTACGAAAATCGGAACGTACAGAATCGATTGCGGATTTGGCGTGCTGGTGCCATCTTTCAAAACTGCGCCCCATTTCTCGGGGTCTTCGGTCAGACTTAAATCATCGATGTAGTTCTGATATTCGTTGCGAAGGTCATTAATAAAAATTTCTTTTTGATGCTCGATACACCAGACCGGTAGTTGATTTTTCTGACGAAAGTCGCGGGTGTAGTGTTCATAGCGCTTGCCCGCTTCCGTGACAAAGGGGAAGTCGATGATTTGCCTTTGTGGATCATAGAAGCCGACCCCAAACACAGTGGCATCCATCAGTTCGTTGACGTTGCGATATAGTAGTCCAATGATGGCTTCAGTATCGAGTGTTGAGGTGATATCTTTACCGATCTCACTTAACAATGAAATGTTTTTGTGGGCGTGCTCGAGTACTTCCTTCTGTTGCTGAATAGAGGCTTTTTGTTCTTCTAGCTCTAAGGTACGCTCTTTGACCAAGCTAGCGAGTTGGGTCTTTTGTTGTAACAGTTGGCGGACGCGGTATAAGAACACCGCATACGTGAGTCCGGCAATACTGAGAAACAGGCTCAGGCGGAACCACCAGGTTTTCCAGAATGGAGGTGTGATGACGATTTCCAAGCTGGTCGGTTCTTCATTCCATATGCCGTTCTTGTTGCTGGCTTTAACTTGGAATGTGTATGTGCCCGGATCTAAGTTCGTGAAAGTTGCAAAGCGTTTATTCGCGCCAGTTTCCACCCACTTGTCGTCAAATCCTACTAGCTTGTAACTAAAACGATTGGCACTGGGATCGGCGTAATGCAGTGCGGCGAATTCAATCGAGAAAATTGATTCGGTGTGATCGAGGGTAATACGTTTAAGTTCAGAGAGCGCAATCGCGTTTTGTTTACTTTCATTCGATCGACTTTGCAGAATACTCTGATTGGAAATTAAGAAATCCGTGATGACCACAGGCGGTGGCACAGGATTGTCGCGAATGTCTTCTGGACGGAAGCTGGTTAAACCATTCCAGCCACCGAAGTTCATGATACCGTCGTCGGTCATGAGCGTGGCACCGATGAGAAAAGAACCATCAATCATGCCATCGCGTGCCGTGTAATTCTTAAATTGCCCAGTGGCGACGTTCAATTTAGAAATTCCAGCGGTGCTACTAATCCAGATATTCCCTGCACTATCTTCTAGAATGCCGCCGATTGACTCAGCCGATCCATCGCTCTGTGTTGGGAAGAAACGGAAGCGCACTTGGCCATCGGCTTGTTCTTCCATCAGGTTCAGACCACCGGAGGTGCCGACCCACAAGCGGCCTTTGCTATCCTCAAACAAAGCATGAACGCGATTGTGGCTGATGGTGCCGACTTGACTATCATCATGACGATAGTGCGTGAAGGTTTCGCTATCTTTGTTATAGCGATCGAGACCGTTCATGGTGCCTATCCACAGTACACCTTTGCTACTCTCCATCAAAGTTAAGGACCAACTATTTCCTAGGCTATCGGCTTGGTTCGCATTGTGGCGAAAGGTTTTGAAACTCGACTCATGGG encodes the following:
- a CDS encoding M56 family metallopeptidase, translated to MISMNAAWVPVVGTALLHFVWQGALLALATALLLFVLRRANTKWRYLVASVALALCAALPTSYVVSHWPSVDVSAMSAAASKENANSIEKIAPNQETSALFQQHNTQAAETLGIDLSAFVQRQAPVVVTVWMLGMLGLFLRFIAGLVWVQQQVNHAKQSPSAEWQAKLDRFAEALYIKTPIRIGLSEHLESPMTAGWWRPMVILPSALATGMPIELVEALLAHEVAHIKRFDYLVNLLQSVVEIALFYHPAVWWISKQIRIEREQIADDLAAGLLGEPRRLALALSELEQFQFINPQPALSARGENLMLRIKRLIKPELSAKPFAWKLALPMLSISAACAALVAQASVPTTAAQPAMVASTAPTIAPLVVAHSAPLSIANPVISAPPPTAASTITEALSEVRGMEALPPVPEPDQKVAKRSKSDDEKDALTMALVDPAKEDVHYMSGGRSDRKMVEKLKRDNKGAFLWFREDGKSFVIRDPKVIAQLHDAQAPLEAVSKQMEEQGKKMEAQGKVMEEIGKQMESVQIKEPKFDRANDARMQAFERKMEALGRKMEVIAERMANRKNDEAREGDRAAMQKMQEQMQEMSKKLQAEVANMHIDQEALQKSLEPLKAYSAKMQDASKPMEQLGEEMGRLGEQMELKQREFQKKVKEIIQSAKKEGLVTAVPEA
- a CDS encoding sensor histidine kinase, with the protein product MKHHILALALLGLGISTPIAHTGAAQPGTLRFDQITNMQGFNAQSITAVLQDRQGFMWFGTQAGLVKYDGYRNTVYRSDPRDPNSLMDNFVSAAFEDQQGGLWIGTQSGLSFFDKANNRFTNFRRKDTYSGASVNYKVFTILSDGEQGLWLATDYGLMHFDTKTHAFQDYRHEQGDGEGIRTDLLNTIVRDKEGNLWIASPNGLDLMRPPDDKFIHINIDIVGRSRAAQNNVVDLSLGPDQILWIGTDAGLATINLKEKPYIVRPVGENEGFSVARIQTLYRANDGKLWIGTINAGLRMYDPKTGEFTSYRHRPLDPNSLMHNHVSKIFQDRTGALWVGARSSGLSRVDLLSGGFNRYVQFQDDATGDSDNRVRALAIAGQNQLWLGTYAGGLLRLNTKTRQVEVWRKQAGSNKGLIENQIGALWSDKDGKLWVGTRSGLVLFNPDKNEFKPVFVSEEPNDNYIERIIVDRDNTMWISSRGGIHRRRAHESSFKTFRHNANQADSLGNSWSLTLMESSKGVLWIGTMNGLDRYNKDSETFTHYRHDDSQVGTISHNRVHALFEDSKGRLWVGTSGGLNLMEEQADGQVRFRFFPTQSDGSAESIGGILEDSAGNIWISSTAGISKLNVATGQFKNYTARDGMIDGSFLIGATLMTDDGIMNFGGWNGLTSFRPEDIRDNPVPPPVVITDFLISNQSILQSRSNESKQNAIALSELKRITLDHTESIFSIEFAALHYADPSANRFSYKLVGFDDKWVETGANKRFATFTNLDPGTYTFQVKASNKNGIWNEEPTSLEIVITPPFWKTWWFRLSLFLSIAGLTYAVFLYRVRQLLQQKTQLASLVKERTLELEEQKASIQQQKEVLEHAHKNISLLSEIGKDITSTLDTEAIIGLLYRNVNELMDATVFGVGFYDPQRQIIDFPFVTEAGKRYEHYTRDFRQKNQLPVWCIEHQKEIFINDLRNEYQNYIDDLSLTEDPEKWGAVLKDGTSTPNPQSILYVPIFVKGEIRGVVGVQSYKCFAYSNTDLDILRTLASYVGIAVDNADAYEQLKETQNQLVEREKLAALGSLVAGVSHELNTPLGNSLLIASSIEDNIDRISEIIETGPVKRSDFKLFATRCKDACVLLLRSLRTSANLVSSFKQVAVDQASAQARHFNLQQTCNEVVATMMNQVRQAGHQLSIDVPKDIQLYSYPGPLGQVLINLLQNALLHAFDGRQNGEMRLSAEMLNEFEVRLRFHDNGVGIPEENLNRIFEPFFTTKLGYGGSGLGMHITYNIVTQVLEGSIRVDSEVEVGTTVTIDIPVHLHPAIAEGI